The following are encoded together in the Picrophilus oshimae DSM 9789 genome:
- a CDS encoding tetratricopeptide repeat protein has translation MASIEKVRKKLYNYMENIDDEKNLNAALKIIKGYMNDLDGMDLNNFYRLIIKKNLCSMAVSRINIELFNACLNALRSNDTEFINYIKNNRILLENPEINNRLNKILSNKSIYDKAAIISYIGMYDDIIEEVFKTHDENSIRRILKNYNNSEYEEMAIKKALEYNKNFLRDLADYYARKNDLKNLRFIMDELIKNNVDNVSHYFYILGDYENAIKYAKNDDKEIADSYFRTGMLLKALDIYINIFRNYDRSVLMNIIEIEHELKNYREMNIYIDIYERENGLNKKIMLYKIDGFIYTGKYDLAVSYAEKYIENFGLDKDITMERIKIYDGLKDYSMLYSACMDAYNNNIRNDYIYSNIIKYYYYNMDYNEIIKFIEENNLEQMFPGYYISSKIYLGDDVNYNYIDRHVLNAVFATYRSDEKLKLNNDPRINAIVSFMRGEPLGGFNDCSSSATCYISNVRSFDFDPKKVILNNLNPRYNDVYDIISTIRDIVNGHFDTDNYDSEFFIYPFINTLLRLKRYDLALLELQKVNGSDPFYYYFAGKYYYIKNDFNRALKFIEKSLSMLKNSYFIALEIMILIKLENYDEALKYMDLSYNLGLYNTFNILYSMNNIDLNIDMIEHIKNLKHPGIYRILRGFFFKNKKIRESIKYSAMILKESGSLDDYLYHYSILKSLNNDAALSFLIKNSIKYNVFYALISRIYYQKRDLEDFIINYNNYISAKRPENINIEYKISIKKNLEYLDYYFNERGMYRDILYLYIFENKFTDIIKNMGKFIENNLIYDILDLWCEPSVKRAVIDYSYKKPDRKIIYMCIKRCTGSRQVSMASRLYKKTGYIKDSIYLSSIMFRHGLYKELFKFLISNYIRYKNDVFLILFYAFSFRARNFNGIINAYSNGIFIERREIIINVIKSMSATLKTDDAIKTIEKYSYLFNEDDLNNLRYIIENYRRFSRIIDYAGVLFKYEYDHKKRLNREDASVAIPENYIDPVFSFIESDDFYMYREDEFYINIIKNIKTDELSINSIYHYVNDVILAKDVYLYIKMEPVHNILK, from the coding sequence ATGGCTTCAATTGAAAAAGTCAGGAAAAAGCTTTATAATTACATGGAAAACATTGATGATGAAAAAAATTTAAACGCTGCATTGAAGATTATAAAAGGATATATGAACGATCTTGATGGCATGGATTTAAACAATTTTTATAGACTAATAATTAAAAAAAATCTATGCAGCATGGCAGTTTCAAGGATTAATATTGAATTATTTAATGCTTGTTTAAATGCTTTAAGATCAAACGACACAGAATTTATAAATTATATAAAAAATAACAGGATACTTCTTGAAAATCCTGAGATAAATAACAGATTAAATAAAATATTATCAAATAAAAGTATATATGATAAGGCCGCAATAATATCATACATTGGCATGTACGATGATATTATAGAGGAGGTTTTTAAGACCCATGACGAAAATTCAATAAGGCGCATATTAAAAAATTATAATAATAGTGAATACGAGGAAATGGCGATAAAAAAGGCGCTGGAATACAATAAAAACTTTTTAAGGGATCTTGCGGATTACTATGCAAGGAAAAACGATTTGAAAAATTTAAGGTTTATCATGGACGAGCTCATAAAAAACAATGTAGATAATGTTTCACACTATTTTTATATACTTGGAGATTACGAAAATGCAATAAAATATGCAAAAAATGATGATAAGGAAATAGCAGATTCCTACTTTAGAACTGGAATGCTTTTAAAGGCGCTTGATATTTACATAAATATCTTCAGGAATTATGACAGATCTGTTCTCATGAACATTATAGAAATAGAGCATGAGCTTAAAAATTACAGGGAGATGAACATATATATTGATATTTATGAGCGTGAGAATGGTTTAAATAAAAAAATAATGCTGTACAAAATTGACGGTTTTATATACACTGGAAAGTACGATCTTGCCGTTTCTTATGCTGAAAAATACATAGAAAACTTTGGCCTTGATAAGGATATAACAATGGAGCGGATAAAGATCTACGATGGCTTAAAGGATTATAGCATGCTTTACAGTGCATGCATGGATGCATATAATAACAATATCAGGAATGATTATATATACTCAAACATAATAAAATACTATTATTATAATATGGATTACAATGAAATAATCAAATTTATAGAGGAGAACAATTTAGAACAGATGTTCCCTGGATATTATATATCATCAAAGATATACCTTGGTGATGACGTTAATTATAATTATATAGACAGACATGTTTTGAACGCCGTCTTTGCAACGTATAGATCCGATGAGAAGCTGAAGTTAAACAACGATCCCAGAATTAATGCGATAGTATCATTTATGCGTGGCGAGCCGCTTGGAGGTTTCAATGACTGCTCATCATCCGCAACCTGTTATATTTCAAATGTTAGATCTTTTGATTTTGATCCAAAAAAGGTAATATTAAATAATTTAAACCCAAGATATAATGATGTTTATGATATTATATCGACCATAAGGGATATTGTAAATGGCCATTTTGACACTGACAATTACGATTCTGAATTCTTCATTTATCCGTTTATAAACACGCTATTAAGGCTAAAAAGATATGACCTTGCACTGCTTGAACTGCAGAAGGTAAATGGAAGCGATCCATTTTATTATTACTTTGCTGGAAAATACTATTACATTAAAAATGATTTTAACAGGGCACTAAAGTTCATAGAAAAATCCCTGTCAATGCTTAAGAATTCATACTTCATTGCACTTGAAATAATGATATTAATAAAGCTCGAAAACTATGATGAGGCTTTAAAATACATGGATCTTTCATATAATCTTGGTCTTTACAATACATTCAATATTTTATATTCAATGAATAATATTGATTTAAACATTGATATGATAGAACATATAAAGAATCTTAAACATCCCGGTATTTACAGAATATTAAGAGGGTTCTTTTTTAAGAATAAAAAGATAAGAGAATCCATAAAATACTCTGCAATGATATTAAAGGAATCAGGATCCTTAGACGATTATTTATACCATTACTCAATTTTAAAATCATTAAATAACGATGCAGCCTTATCGTTTTTAATAAAAAATTCCATTAAATACAATGTTTTTTATGCGCTGATCTCAAGGATATACTATCAAAAAAGGGACCTTGAGGATTTCATTATAAATTATAATAATTACATATCAGCAAAAAGGCCGGAGAACATAAATATAGAATATAAAATATCAATAAAGAAGAATCTTGAATATTTAGATTACTATTTCAATGAAAGGGGAATGTACCGTGATATCTTATATCTTTATATATTTGAAAATAAGTTCACAGATATAATTAAAAATATGGGCAAGTTCATTGAAAACAATTTAATTTACGATATCCTGGATTTGTGGTGTGAGCCATCGGTAAAAAGGGCGGTAATTGATTATTCTTATAAAAAGCCTGATAGAAAGATAATATACATGTGCATTAAAAGGTGCACAGGAAGCCGCCAGGTTTCCATGGCATCGAGATTATACAAGAAAACAGGATATATTAAAGATTCAATATATTTATCATCAATAATGTTCAGGCACGGATTATACAAAGAGCTTTTCAAATTCCTGATCAGCAATTATATAAGATACAAAAATGATGTGTTTTTAATTCTCTTCTACGCATTTTCATTCAGGGCAAGAAACTTTAACGGAATAATAAATGCATATTCAAATGGTATATTTATTGAGAGAAGGGAGATAATAATTAATGTAATAAAATCAATGTCTGCAACATTAAAAACAGACGATGCCATTAAAACCATTGAAAAGTACAGCTATTTATTTAATGAAGATGATTTAAATAATCTAAGATATATAATTGAAAATTACAGAAGATTTTCAAGGATAATAGATTACGCAGGTGTTCTATTTAAATATGAGTACGACCATAAAAAGCGCCTGAACAGGGAAGATGCCTCCGTTGCAATACCTGAAAATTACATAGATCCTGTGTTCTCCTTCATTGAAAGTGATGATTTTTACATGTACCGCGAGGATGAATTCTACATAAACATTATAAAGAATATAAAAACAGATGAGCTGAGCATTAACAGTATATACCATTATGTCAACGATGTTATACTTGCAAAGGACGTATATCTTTACATAAAAATGGAGCCTGTTCACAATATACTTAAATAA
- a CDS encoding zinc metalloprotease, with amino-acid sequence MYYYQNESRDIAAALLIMTLAFFILLNGLGFYGLLSLIYLAIAFLVVVTAFLFHELAHRAVARRLGAVAFFKLWPIGAFLALITSLFHFLFAAPGAVEFAGVYDNESQGKIALAGPATNIIIGIITYILSIFSLGIVHYVLYYVGALNLWFALFNMIPIPPLDGSKVFYWKGSIFAGVFVFTIIMNIVDGFLLHII; translated from the coding sequence ATGTATTATTATCAAAATGAGAGCCGTGACATAGCAGCAGCGTTACTGATAATGACACTTGCCTTCTTTATTTTATTGAATGGCCTCGGTTTTTACGGTTTACTATCATTAATTTATCTTGCAATAGCCTTCCTGGTGGTTGTAACAGCGTTTTTATTTCATGAGCTTGCGCACCGTGCCGTTGCAAGGCGTCTTGGTGCTGTTGCCTTCTTTAAGCTATGGCCGATTGGTGCATTCCTTGCGCTTATAACATCGTTATTCCACTTTCTTTTTGCCGCACCCGGTGCAGTTGAATTTGCCGGGGTCTATGACAATGAGAGCCAGGGAAAGATAGCGCTTGCAGGGCCAGCAACAAATATTATTATAGGAATAATAACATACATATTATCGATATTTTCACTTGGCATTGTTCACTACGTTTTATACTACGTTGGTGCCCTAAACCTCTGGTTTGCGCTGTTTAATATGATACCAATACCACCGCTGGATGGCAGCAAGGTCTTTTACTGGAAGGGCAGCATATTCGCCGGCGTTTTTGTATTCACAATAATTATGAACATCGTTGACGGTTTTCTTTTACATATAATTTAA
- the htpX gene encoding zinc metalloprotease HtpX, whose amino-acid sequence MDLYSIKLKVITILAGIGIALLFSLIAYGLLYYFYGLSGISIIYFLLIFVLFIDIIQWLVSPYIIGMTYRLQKVSPMSQYGYLIDIVHDAAEKNNIKEPEVYIAMRGSPNAFAYSSPLAGKRIAFTKSILDILNRDELEAVAGHELGHLKHHDVELLLAIGLIPTLIFYLGYSMIFSGFGRRNGGSFFLVAILLFILSSVFNIMILGVNRIRESYADVNSAMTIPNGAENLQNALAKIYSYSMPSKQTSNSTVNMLMFSDHIENDLGRDYRKLVEKWKNMKPPVSIFSDHPHPAKRIQILERYKNSF is encoded by the coding sequence ATGGATCTTTACTCAATAAAGCTTAAGGTCATAACGATACTTGCCGGTATTGGAATAGCCCTGCTGTTCTCTTTAATAGCCTATGGCCTTCTTTACTATTTCTACGGTTTATCAGGCATTTCAATAATATACTTTCTGTTAATCTTTGTCCTCTTCATTGATATTATCCAGTGGCTTGTCAGCCCGTACATCATTGGTATGACCTATAGGCTTCAAAAGGTATCGCCAATGTCGCAGTATGGATATTTAATAGACATTGTTCACGATGCAGCAGAGAAGAACAATATAAAGGAGCCCGAGGTTTACATAGCAATGAGGGGATCACCAAACGCATTTGCGTACTCATCGCCGCTGGCCGGAAAAAGAATAGCATTCACAAAGTCAATACTTGATATACTAAACAGGGACGAGCTTGAGGCGGTTGCAGGCCACGAGCTTGGCCATTTAAAGCACCATGATGTTGAGCTGCTTTTGGCCATAGGACTTATACCAACATTGATATTCTATTTGGGCTATTCAATGATCTTCTCCGGCTTTGGCAGGAGGAACGGCGGCAGCTTCTTCCTTGTTGCAATACTATTATTCATATTAAGCTCGGTATTCAACATAATGATTCTTGGTGTTAACAGAATCCGTGAGAGCTATGCAGATGTAAACTCTGCGATGACAATACCAAACGGCGCTGAAAACCTGCAGAATGCACTTGCAAAGATATATTCATATTCAATGCCATCGAAGCAGACATCAAACAGCACTGTAAACATGCTAATGTTCTCGGATCATATAGAGAACGATCTTGGAAGGGACTACAGAAAGCTTGTTGAGAAATGGAAGAACATGAAGCCACCTGTATCAATATTCAGTGATCACCCGCACCCTGCAAAAAGGATTCAGATCCTGGAAAGATATAAAAATTCATTCTAA
- a CDS encoding thermopsin family protease: MKKAFAAFIAMLFLISAFAIINDHGGDKNQISAFVSEKDSGNRVYNLEKIAEKRGVPLRYISPPAAMPDTNYADGVIEPSYNNAPAPFGIGFYGTENINGRLTGFNLTTPGIMASIKIYNMSDFYLLNDGPESETFQLNAVLSNVTLFGKSGYSFWTQNVAFYSARTHQLQFLVNIWNFSSPAINFTANSISYHSSGFVCAPTFYYAVGPTINVTAPFTLNLYMNSGIVNNDSAVFFNYSVKTASMNVSGTYDEVLFNSTRAVINPEYLASGTQLTPTGYIPYDFEIIIGGPGGGSTTSLYNINATMNLKYLYNKSYKNVPSAYDVGSETGETSDGIAISWHGATEHLTTGPSFVYGMWNISNNDRMEKFSGRIEPSNAFAFVSPGCYFNESLASWLPLSINGSYNYELPADHYSGISMLSYYAPAYYLEAESHLIKTVSMEYTRLCMHLITSS, translated from the coding sequence ATGAAAAAGGCTTTTGCGGCTTTTATAGCCATGCTTTTTTTGATCTCAGCCTTTGCAATAATAAATGACCATGGAGGAGATAAAAATCAAATCAGTGCATTTGTTTCAGAAAAAGACAGCGGGAACAGGGTATACAATTTAGAAAAAATCGCCGAAAAAAGGGGCGTTCCATTAAGATACATAAGCCCACCTGCAGCGATGCCTGATACAAATTACGCCGATGGTGTTATAGAACCATCGTATAATAATGCACCGGCACCATTTGGTATTGGATTCTATGGTACCGAGAATATCAATGGCAGATTAACAGGTTTTAACCTAACAACACCGGGCATCATGGCCTCAATAAAAATATATAATATGTCAGATTTCTATCTATTAAATGATGGCCCTGAAAGCGAAACGTTTCAATTGAATGCAGTATTAAGCAACGTTACACTCTTTGGTAAATCCGGTTATTCATTCTGGACGCAGAACGTTGCATTTTACTCTGCAAGGACGCACCAGCTTCAGTTTCTTGTCAACATATGGAATTTCTCAAGCCCGGCAATAAACTTCACGGCAAATTCAATAAGCTATCATTCATCAGGATTTGTATGTGCACCAACGTTTTACTATGCTGTTGGCCCAACGATAAATGTTACAGCACCATTTACATTAAATCTTTACATGAACTCCGGCATTGTGAATAATGATTCCGCGGTTTTCTTTAATTATTCTGTTAAAACAGCCTCGATGAATGTATCAGGCACCTACGATGAGGTTTTATTTAATTCAACAAGGGCTGTAATAAATCCAGAATACCTTGCAAGCGGAACACAGTTGACACCAACGGGATACATACCATACGATTTTGAAATAATAATAGGCGGCCCCGGCGGTGGCAGCACGACATCATTATATAATATAAACGCAACAATGAACCTTAAATATCTTTATAATAAATCGTATAAAAATGTGCCGTCTGCATATGACGTTGGTTCAGAAACGGGTGAGACCTCCGATGGAATTGCCATATCATGGCACGGTGCAACGGAGCATTTAACAACAGGCCCATCATTTGTTTATGGCATGTGGAATATATCAAATAACGATAGAATGGAAAAATTTTCAGGAAGGATAGAACCATCCAATGCCTTTGCATTTGTTTCCCCGGGTTGTTACTTCAATGAGAGCCTTGCATCATGGCTGCCATTATCGATAAACGGAAGCTATAACTATGAGCTGCCAGCAGACCATTATTCTGGAATATCAATGCTTAGCTATTATGCACCAGCATACTACCTGGAGGCAGAATCACACTTAATAAAAACCGTTTCTATGGAATATACACGCCTTTGTATGCATTTAATAACCAGCAGCTGA
- a CDS encoding MFS transporter: MEYDRKYANFLMALLAMIIVAVMYVEGMLTPSLPSIAEGFHVTVDQVSLVLSTYLLTGVALSPVVGKLADLYGKKRMMSIVMIIYAAAVSVTGFSPDFTFMVASRAVQGIGLTIMPLGMAIVREQFPKDLVPRAQALISGMFGAGFAVSLPLGSLISNYYGWRMTYHTAIPFILALAVLTIIKVRESRYRRPDVKIDYIGAIALGTPLALIVLAMSDGSSWGWTSPLFLSVMLAGIILLIPMLIYERIYSRNGGEAIFDMKLLSERNVLVANVVLTVAGMGMYLSMQALSYKFETPEPYGFGLSILGTGISMVSFAIGMILFSIITGRIILKIGIKPLAVAGAFISSLGFFLLSFSPDYYMTLLDEFVIGSGMSIMNSSVINLLVLSVNPRDMGLATSMNSTFRYIGSSIGAPVAGSVLSLYTVSRIVRTSSGITKFSFPDGTAYFYAFMIGSIALIVSAFLVLLANEVLGRRNPKLNVNENAEKSI; this comes from the coding sequence ATGGAATATGATAGGAAATACGCAAACTTCCTCATGGCATTGCTTGCAATGATCATCGTTGCGGTAATGTACGTTGAGGGTATGTTAACGCCATCCCTGCCCTCGATAGCGGAGGGCTTTCACGTTACAGTTGATCAGGTAAGTCTGGTTTTATCAACATATCTGTTAACCGGTGTTGCATTAAGCCCTGTTGTCGGCAAGCTCGCCGATCTCTATGGAAAGAAGAGGATGATGTCCATTGTTATGATTATTTATGCGGCTGCAGTATCAGTTACGGGCTTTTCACCCGATTTTACATTCATGGTTGCATCCAGGGCAGTTCAGGGCATAGGATTAACAATAATGCCGCTTGGCATGGCCATTGTTCGTGAGCAGTTCCCAAAGGATCTTGTGCCAAGGGCACAGGCACTTATAAGCGGCATGTTTGGCGCCGGTTTTGCTGTAAGTCTGCCTCTTGGATCATTAATCTCAAATTACTATGGCTGGAGGATGACATATCATACTGCGATACCATTTATACTTGCACTTGCCGTGCTTACAATAATAAAGGTGCGTGAATCAAGGTATAGAAGACCTGATGTAAAGATTGATTATATCGGCGCCATTGCCCTTGGGACACCGCTTGCACTGATAGTTCTTGCCATGTCCGATGGCTCATCATGGGGCTGGACCTCGCCACTGTTTTTATCTGTAATGCTCGCCGGAATAATTCTATTAATTCCAATGCTCATATACGAAAGAATATACTCAAGAAATGGCGGTGAGGCAATATTCGATATGAAGCTATTATCCGAAAGAAATGTCCTTGTTGCCAATGTTGTTTTAACAGTGGCAGGCATGGGTATGTATCTATCCATGCAGGCCCTTTCATACAAGTTTGAGACGCCAGAACCTTATGGCTTTGGCTTATCAATACTTGGAACCGGCATATCAATGGTTTCATTTGCAATCGGCATGATACTCTTTTCAATAATTACAGGAAGAATAATATTAAAGATCGGTATAAAGCCGCTGGCCGTTGCTGGTGCCTTTATATCCTCACTTGGATTCTTCCTTCTGTCATTTTCCCCGGATTATTACATGACACTTCTGGATGAATTTGTTATAGGATCAGGCATGTCAATAATGAACTCATCAGTGATAAATCTTCTTGTTCTTTCTGTTAATCCCAGGGATATGGGTCTTGCAACCTCAATGAACAGCACTTTTAGATACATAGGAAGCAGCATTGGTGCACCGGTAGCCGGCTCAGTGCTGTCACTTTACACCGTTTCAAGAATTGTTAGGACATCCTCAGGAATAACAAAATTTTCATTTCCTGATGGAACAGCATACTTCTATGCATTTATGATCGGATCAATAGCCTTGATAGTATCTGCATTCCTTGTATTACTCGCAAATGAGGTCCTTGGAAGGAGAAACCCGAAATTAAATGTAAATGAGAATGCAGAAAAATCCATTTAA
- a CDS encoding DMT family transporter has protein sequence MKNPGYVYLIFLGIIWGLTYPLTKIIAVYISPIIITWTRIGIAALFFFLISRGYQYGKKEVINALLNVIAFMVFLNVGVSISSNPGLAAVMRYTQPLFVIIIEMILGIHVSFRYMAGILIGFAGIALSVTSARFDPGVLISLLGGISWAGGTVYFSRNLKSANNIKLNAFMNAFALPIVLAITPAYFYFKYSLYIILILLGILAQAVGFYLWFSSIKLLGPIKASAGSLIVPVFAYIMTFIILGIYPNMLEIIGSIITLAGVYITLSIK, from the coding sequence ATGAAAAACCCTGGATATGTATACCTTATATTTCTTGGAATCATCTGGGGATTAACATATCCATTAACAAAGATCATCGCTGTATATATATCACCAATAATAATAACCTGGACAAGGATAGGCATTGCAGCCCTGTTCTTTTTCTTAATATCCAGGGGTTACCAGTATGGCAAAAAAGAGGTAATCAACGCACTTTTAAACGTTATTGCCTTTATGGTTTTTTTAAACGTTGGGGTATCAATATCATCAAATCCAGGACTCGCAGCAGTAATGAGATACACACAGCCTCTGTTTGTCATAATTATTGAGATGATCCTTGGCATACATGTATCATTTAGGTACATGGCCGGCATATTGATCGGTTTTGCAGGCATAGCATTATCAGTAACATCTGCAAGATTCGATCCCGGGGTTTTAATATCGCTACTGGGCGGCATCTCATGGGCCGGTGGCACGGTCTATTTTTCAAGGAATTTAAAATCGGCAAATAATATAAAATTAAATGCTTTCATGAATGCCTTTGCATTACCAATAGTGCTTGCAATAACACCTGCATATTTCTATTTTAAATATTCATTGTACATAATATTAATATTGCTTGGAATTCTGGCCCAGGCCGTTGGCTTTTATTTATGGTTCAGTTCCATTAAATTGCTTGGCCCAATAAAAGCAAGTGCAGGATCATTGATTGTTCCGGTTTTTGCGTATATAATGACATTTATAATACTCGGAATATATCCAAACATGCTTGAAATTATTGGTTCAATAATAACACTTGCAGGTGTATATATAACATTATCAATAAAATAG
- a CDS encoding heavy metal translocating P-type ATPase encodes MPVDPVCGMYVPEDSKLFIEENGKKYYFCSETCMKSFKNPEMEASSLRRRLVISWAFSIPVILINYIFHFHYMNIAMLFLSIPVVFYSGIPFYRGSFTAIKNRMGNMDLLISLGSITAFTFSFIITFFNVFFVKYTYYDAADFIITLILTGSYIESITKRRAKSSANRLLSILPEKAHLFNNGIIMDVRPDSLKENDIVLVRPGEIIPVDGFIISGESEINESMITGESMPVFKSINDNVISGTENVNGELKINVTGSGLNSTVGKINSMINMAALGRTKIQRTADIFSSYFVPVVIASALASSLAWYFYLAYIKFPYAPVISILVFVSVVVIACPCAIGLAAPVTLLISADESAGMGIIIKNASSMERLSKIDTVIFDKTGTLTENMPDIERLEIMGDANYIKSVIYSIEELSNHPVARALVKYLNGAGTLNVSNFREIPGYGVTTLIDNKMVEIKRQKNCINVFIDNQRVANILISYKIRESSYKIIKKLKENNIKTLIVTGDSYKNTKNLASKLGIDHFICSATPELKAKIVRKLQSSGKYVMFVGDGINDTVAMETADVGISMGSGSDISKETGDIILLNDDLLNVYNTIMIGRSTIKKIRQNIYWAIGYNSALIPVAAGIPAIFLGLSLYYVMPILAALAMGMSSTTVVLNSLRIRKSIENELFY; translated from the coding sequence ATGCCTGTTGATCCGGTCTGCGGTATGTATGTCCCTGAGGATTCAAAGCTTTTCATTGAGGAGAACGGTAAAAAATACTATTTCTGCTCAGAGACATGCATGAAAAGCTTTAAAAATCCCGAGATGGAGGCATCATCTTTAAGGCGCAGACTGGTCATTTCATGGGCATTTTCAATACCGGTTATCTTAATAAATTATATATTTCATTTTCATTACATGAATATAGCAATGCTGTTTTTATCAATTCCGGTTGTTTTTTATTCTGGAATCCCATTTTACAGGGGTTCATTTACGGCAATAAAAAACAGGATGGGCAACATGGATCTTTTAATAAGCTTGGGCTCCATAACCGCATTTACATTCTCTTTTATAATAACGTTTTTTAATGTGTTTTTTGTTAAATACACATATTATGATGCTGCTGATTTCATAATAACATTGATATTAACAGGAAGCTACATAGAAAGCATAACAAAGAGGAGGGCAAAATCATCGGCAAACAGGCTTTTGTCAATTCTACCAGAAAAGGCCCATCTATTTAACAATGGAATAATAATGGATGTACGCCCTGACAGCCTTAAGGAAAATGATATTGTTCTTGTCAGACCAGGTGAGATAATCCCGGTTGATGGATTTATCATCTCAGGAGAATCAGAAATAAATGAATCAATGATAACAGGAGAGTCCATGCCGGTTTTTAAATCGATTAACGATAACGTTATCTCAGGAACAGAGAATGTAAATGGTGAATTAAAGATTAATGTAACAGGCTCCGGCTTAAATTCAACTGTCGGTAAAATAAATTCAATGATAAATATGGCCGCCCTTGGCAGAACAAAAATACAGAGAACCGCGGATATCTTCTCATCGTACTTTGTACCGGTTGTTATTGCCTCTGCGCTTGCATCATCACTTGCATGGTATTTTTATCTTGCATATATAAAATTTCCGTATGCGCCTGTAATATCTATACTTGTCTTCGTTTCCGTCGTGGTTATAGCCTGCCCATGTGCCATAGGGCTTGCAGCCCCTGTTACACTATTAATATCAGCAGACGAATCTGCCGGCATGGGCATAATAATAAAAAACGCAAGCTCAATGGAAAGACTATCAAAAATAGACACTGTTATCTTTGACAAGACAGGGACGTTAACTGAAAATATGCCGGATATAGAAAGGCTGGAAATAATGGGCGATGCCAATTATATAAAATCCGTGATATACTCCATTGAGGAGCTGTCAAACCATCCTGTTGCAAGGGCCCTTGTTAAATATTTAAATGGGGCAGGTACATTAAATGTATCAAACTTTCGTGAGATACCAGGTTACGGCGTAACCACACTTATTGATAATAAAATGGTTGAGATAAAAAGGCAAAAAAACTGCATAAATGTTTTTATTGATAATCAGCGTGTGGCAAATATATTAATATCATATAAAATAAGGGAATCATCTTATAAAATAATAAAAAAGTTAAAAGAGAACAATATAAAAACATTAATTGTAACAGGGGACAGCTATAAAAACACAAAGAATCTTGCATCAAAACTTGGCATAGATCATTTCATATGCTCGGCAACGCCTGAATTAAAAGCGAAAATTGTAAGAAAACTTCAGTCTTCAGGTAAATATGTTATGTTTGTTGGCGACGGGATAAACGATACAGTTGCAATGGAAACCGCCGATGTTGGCATATCCATGGGCTCCGGATCTGATATAAGCAAGGAGACTGGTGATATAATATTATTAAATGATGATCTTTTAAATGTATACAATACAATAATGATAGGAAGAAGTACAATAAAAAAGATAAGGCAGAATATATACTGGGCCATTGGATACAATTCAGCATTAATACCGGTGGCCGCTGGAATACCTGCAATATTTCTTGGTCTATCATTATATTATGTAATGCCAATACTTGCAGCCCTGGCAATGGGAATGAGCTCAACGACTGTTGTTTTAAACTCGCTTAGAATAAGAAAAAGCATAGAGAATGAACTATTTTATTGA
- a CDS encoding YHS domain-containing protein: MEVDPVCGMKVEKRIESEYNGKKYYFCCDHCKSEFEKNPLKYIR; encoded by the coding sequence ATGGAAGTCGATCCTGTCTGTGGCATGAAGGTTGAAAAAAGGATAGAAAGCGAGTACAACGGTAAAAAATACTATTTCTGCTGCGACCACTGTAAATCAGAATTCGAAAAAAACCCCTTAAAATATATAAGGTGA